From Pseudodesulfovibrio nedwellii:
TGTACTAAGGTACAGTTGCGGGAATTCAAATTTTTCCGCCTAGAACCTACACTACTCTCGAAAGCCTCACGGCATGGTGAGATCGGATAAGTTTTTTGTGTGAAGGAGTCAGGACGCTACGCTGCTGATTTTAGGGGAAGGGCTGGATGACGTCAGAAAGAAAGATAAGAAATTGTATTTTGTTCAGAAATGGAGTGGTTTGTTTGAGAAAATAGAGCGAGCTAGTGGGAATATAAACCGTTTCGAGCGGAGCGAGCTATTAAAGTTTGGGAGAGTCCAGAGAACCCTTTTCAAAGGATTCTCTGGTCCCGCCGAAGGCGCCCACCGGGAGGGTCACCCGAGGCTTATGTCAATTTTTCGAATGCCCTACGCATGGAGACCGCAGCCAAAATGGTACGCTCTGTCAGCGAGGCGGTGACCATGTACTCATTGTGCGAGTGGTCCTTGCCGCCAGTGGGGCCGAGACCGTCGATAACCGGAGTTCCTGCATTGGCGATGAAGTTGGCGTCTGAAACACCACCTCGTGCGCTTTCCTGAACCGGGATATCTAAATCGGTACCGGCGGAAGCCACTATTTCGTAGAGGCTGGCTATAGCCGGACTGTTCTCCATGGTCGGCCTTCCCGGTATCACTTCCAGTTGGCAGTTTGTGCCGGGAATGGTCGGGGATGCCGCTGATTTTTCAATGGCCTCACGGAGGATTACGCCTTCTAGCTCATTCCAGTACCTACATTCGATCTTGGCTTTGGCCGAGGGAGCGATAGTGTTCGGCCCTACCCCGCCTTCAACTAAACCGACGTTGACCGACACGCCTTTGGCGGCATTATTAAGCGTTTCAAGGGCAATGGTTTGATGCGCCATTTCAAGAATGGCACTGGGTTTCGGGCCGGTCAGATTACCGGAATGACCTGCTTGACCAAGGATTTTCAAGGAAAATGATACTTTCCCTTTTCGTGCCGTGACGATTTTTCCGCCAGGGCTGGAGCATTCGAAGACAAAGGCCATGGCCGCTTTTTTTGCTTCTTCGATGATGAGGTCCTGCGAATGTGGTGAACCTATTTCTTCGTCTGAGTTAAAGACAAAAGTGATCGGCATATCACCAAGAAGGCCTGCTGCATCAAGAGCTTTGAGCGCATAAATACCGACGACCAGCCCTCCTTTCATATCCACCACGCCGGGGCCGATGATGGTATCGCCATCCGGGCGGAAACAATCGAATCCATCTTCGGGTGGAAAGACTGTGTCCATGTGACCACAGAGTAGAAGGCCGCGCTTTTCAGATTGGGCTGCGTTTTGCGTGACTAGATTGTCGCCAACAACGTCTCGTTTTTCGCGGTGCACAATGAATCCCATGTCGGTCATCACGCTTTCAAGGACCGTGGCTACGGCATCAGTCCCCAGTTTATTGGGCGTGTAGCTGTTTATGCATACGATCTTTTTGAGCAGGTCCATCATTTCCTGCTCGTGATTCGTGATGTATGTGCGAATGGTATTGAGCATTATTTCTTGCCGTACTGGTTGAAGGCAAAATTGGTATCATTGCCATAACCTTCTGGATCGGCGTCAGGATAACGGACTTCGCCTCCCCACGGCTTTTGGAGAATGACAGCTCCGTCTTCGCGTCCTTGAACATTGTCGCGGTGGAGTGGAATTTTTCCGCCAGCCGCTGCGATATAACGAGGGATGGCATCGCCAGAAATATTGCCGTACATGCCTTCCACAATATCCCGACCTTTTTGGATGGGGACGCGCATATGGTAGTACTGAGGGTTTCGGTAGGAGCAGTTAAAGATGTAGTATGGGCGTATGTATGCTTCCTGAATAGTCTCGCACAGGTGCCACATTTTGACTTTGGAATCATTGATGCCGCGCAGTAGGACTGCCTGATTGAGCACGGCGGAGACTCGTTTGGAAATGTCTTTGAACGCTTGTCGGGAAACGGGGGTGATTTCTTGAGCCGTGTTGATTTGTGTAACCACGCGCACGGGCTTCTTGTCATTGCTTTCTTCCAGAATGTCGAGAAGCTCGGCATCAATGCGCTGCGGGGTGGTGACTGGTACACGGGTACCGAGGCGTTTCATCTTGATGTGGTCGATGTCATCCAGTTTGCCGAGCAGCCAACGCAGGGAACTGTTGGACAACATGAAGGCGTCACCACCGGTAATCAACACGTCACGAATGGCCGGTTTTGAAGCGATGTAGTCTAAGGCTTCCTGATAGGCGGCCTTGGAGAATGTACGGTCAGATCCGCCGATGTGGGCAATGCGTAAACAGTGTGTGCAGTACATGGCGCAAATGTTGGTAGATTTGAGGGCCACCACACGCGGGTAAAATTGGTCAACAAGGCGGACTGGAGAGTGGTCTGATGCTACGGGTGGAATTTCTTCACCTACAGTGTCGACCATTTCTGCGGTGGGAACCGCCTGAAGGATGACGGGGTCATTGGGTACAGGCTGAATCAGACTGGCATAATACGGCGTCATGCGCATCCGATATTTCTCGGTGATGCGGGCAACATCTTGAATACAGTCGTCAGGAAGGTCGAGGCATTTTTGCAAGGTTTCGGTATTGTCGATGCAGTTGCCAAGTTGTCCAGAAAAGGAATTCCAGTCGTCGTTTGTCATGCCCAAAACTGATTTGATACGGGTCTGGTTTTCGAGAATTTTGTCCCAGAGTTGAATACCGCTTGGGGCTTCAGTGTCCTTGCGTGCCAAGTAGTCTTTCACACGCAGGCCTGCGTCAGTGATGATCTCAAGGGCGCGGCCTACGCGGCCACCGATGGTCACGGAGTGCTCATCGATCTCGACATGCTTGGCACACAGTTCGACAAGGTTTTCACGGGTCAGGCCGTAGGCTTCGTAGCCGGGACCGCCTGCTGTTTTGGCATTTTTGAGAGCGTGGAACAGGGCCACGATAGGCGCTGTGCCATCACTCGCTGTGGCGTCGGCGTAAAGCTGTTGCATGTTGGTGGAATCGACATCGGTTGCAGTACCGTTGCCGGAAATCTGTTCAAGCAAGTCCGTAGTAAAACCATCCAATTGAAAAGCCATGTCAGTACCTATTTGTTTCCCGGTTGACGATGGATTCCGCCAACCTGTTTGTTCCTTTTTTCAGCTCTTGAAGCATATCCTTGCGTGTGGCTGCAACAGCGGCCACGCGTCCTAGAAATGTTCCGGCTTTGACCAGAACATTTTCTCCTGTGTGTTCAAGGACGATGTGCCCGTGTAGCCCGTCAACGGCCGTTTGAGCGAAAAGAGTGCGCTCCGGCAGGCTTTGTTTGATTTCGCTGGTGGTAACAACATCCGTTTCTACCTTGTGATTGAAAGTCCCCCAGTGAAGATTGCCGTTGATAATGGCGTCAAAGTCCGGTTCTTTTTTGTCTGTGGGGAGTTTGTCATGGAGGACAGCGTGTGCTTCCATGTCGAACAGGCTGGGTGCTCCTTTAGGGAGCAATTGCTCCAAAGCGCTGCAAAACTCCATGGTTGTTCCCTGTTTGCGCGCGTTGACTTCGATGAAAAATATATCTTCGTTTTGGGTAACGATATAATCGCATCCATAGATGCCCCGGAATCCAAGTTTGCCGAGTTCTCGGCCAATTGCTGCGGTGTAATCGCGCAGGTCTGTTTGTACGCTTGCAGGTAGTACGGATGGAAACGTGGAGCCACGGAATTTGTTGCCATCCACTATGTTCATGTCCGCGACACCGGCTACGTATACTTCGCTGTCATTGCCGACAACGGCCAAGACTGTCGGGTCGTGTGTGTGCGGCGTGTATCCACTTATAAGGTAATGTGTCTCTGGGCAGGTGAAGCGGCCGAGTGCATCGTCAGCACATTGGCAAACCATGCTTTGGGCGCCACCGGCACTGTGGCTGGCCGAAACGAACATACCGTGAGGAGAGCGTTCTCCAAGTTCTTTGAGCCCTTGCTCCAATGCCTCGGAGCCGCAGCAGATCATGAAGTCGACCACTGGGGCCACCTTGGAAAAAGTTTCGTACTGCCATGTTTTGTCATTAAGGTGTTCGATCAGATCAGCTTTTGGGCCGAGTAGGGTGACCATGTCCTTGTGTCCAAGGTTCAACTCTGGACGGCTTTCAAACATCCATACAAAAACGTGATCCTGTTGTTCAAGCAGGGTTTTTAGCAGGGAGTTGATATATGCCGATTTTGATAGTTTGTCAGAAAAAATAGACATGGGAGTTCGGTAGGCGACTTTTCGCCCGGCAGCTTCTATTTCGGCTTTTGCGGTTGGATTGAATACCGCGAGATTGTTGAATGCCGTGGTGTCGATAAGGTCGGGGGCGATTGATATGGCTTTGAAGGGGGTGTTGAACTCCCGTTCAAGGGCTTTGGCGACAAATTTATTAAGTCCGTACGCCTTCAATTCACCAATAAAAAGGAAATATGTGACGGTGGGGTCCAGATGAATATTCGTAAAGTGGAGTTCGTCCATGTCTGGTCAGTGCTTTTTAAAATGTTCTATAGGTTCATTCTGCCAATTTTAACTACAAAAGCTGATAAGCGATTAGCAGAAATCAATCGGCCTGTCTCTAATTTTGGAATAACCCGTTGCGAAAAAAAACGTTTTTTGGTAAATCGTTATGTCAGCTAGTAATCTTATGCGTCTTGTTTGACGGAAGTGGTAAACTGGCTGTTATTGTGTTTTTGTTGAATCCTTTGTGGCTTTCATTATGGATCGGGCTTTGAGAGGGGCTTGATCGATTGGGTTAACTGATTTTGTTCTGGAGGAACTGAGAATGAAAAAACTTCTGTACGTGGCCATGCTGTTTTGCTTGGGTTACATGCTCACCGTTGTCCCCGCGTCGGCTGGTAAAACTAAATTTGTGACCATCGGTACCGGCGGTATCACCGGTGTTTATTATCCGACTGGTGGCGCTATCGCCAAGATTGTGAACAAAAAAAAAGATGTCTACGGTATCCGTGCTACGGTTGAGTCCACCGGCGGTTCTGTGTTCAACGTCAACGCCGTTATGGCTGGCGACCTCGAATTTGGTGTTGTTCAGTCCGATCGTCAGTACCAGGCCTTTGAAGGTATTGCAGAATGGGATGGCAAGCCTCAGAAGAAGCTGCGTGCAGTTTTCTCCATTCACCCTGAGTCCGTGACCTTGGTTGCTGGTGCTGACACTGGTATCAAAGGTATCAAGGACCTTAAGGGCAAGAAAGTTAATATCGGTAACCCCGGTTCCGGTCAGCTTCAGAACTCCATTGATGCTTTGGCTGCTGCTGGTTTGACCCTTGATGACATCGATGCTGAAAAAGTCAAAGCTGCTGAGGCCCCTGGCCTGTTGCAGGATGGCCGTATCGATGCATTCTTTTACACTGTTGGTCATCCCTCCGGTGCGATCAAGGAAGCATGTGCTGGTGCTCGTAAGGTTAATATCATACCTATCACTGGCGTGGATTCCCTGTACGAAAAGTTCTCTTACTATGCTCCTTCCGTTATCCCCATGAAGAATTACCCCAGCGCAGCCAATGCCGGTGCCGATGTGCCTAGCTTTGGTGTGAAGGCTACTTTTGTGACCTCCTCTGATGTTCCTGATGATATCGTTTACGCCATCACTAAGGAAGTCTTTGAGAATTTTGAAGAATTCAAGAAACTGCATCCCGCATATGCTGTCCTGACCAAGGAAGGCATGTTGCAGGGGCTGTCTGCTCCGATTCACCCCGGCGCAATGAAGTACTACAAGGAAGCCGGCCTCAAATAAGGTCGCTCTTCTTACGCATTATCGTGACCGGACGGCTTGCCGTCCGGTCGCATCTTGCGCAGGCCGAACCCGGCCGTGCTGCCGCCGTTTGCAGGGGAGCTTGCAAGCGGCTCTTTGATTTTTCGCCACAATAGCGACCGAGGGAGAAATGGTAGATAAGACTTTAGACGACAACAATGTAAAAGGGGTGGAATACGCCCGCGAACTGGCCGAAGCCGAGCACGGCTTGCAAGGCGATAGCGTTGGTGTCACCAGAACATTGACCATTGCCATTGCTATCATGTGGTCGTTGTTCCAGCTTTCCA
This genomic window contains:
- a CDS encoding M20 family metallopeptidase, which translates into the protein MLNTIRTYITNHEQEMMDLLKKIVCINSYTPNKLGTDAVATVLESVMTDMGFIVHREKRDVVGDNLVTQNAAQSEKRGLLLCGHMDTVFPPEDGFDCFRPDGDTIIGPGVVDMKGGLVVGIYALKALDAAGLLGDMPITFVFNSDEEIGSPHSQDLIIEEAKKAAMAFVFECSSPGGKIVTARKGKVSFSLKILGQAGHSGNLTGPKPSAILEMAHQTIALETLNNAAKGVSVNVGLVEGGVGPNTIAPSAKAKIECRYWNELEGVILREAIEKSAASPTIPGTNCQLEVIPGRPTMENSPAIASLYEIVASAGTDLDIPVQESARGGVSDANFIANAGTPVIDGLGPTGGKDHSHNEYMVTASLTERTILAAVSMRRAFEKLT
- a CDS encoding KamA family radical SAM protein, which translates into the protein MAFQLDGFTTDLLEQISGNGTATDVDSTNMQQLYADATASDGTAPIVALFHALKNAKTAGGPGYEAYGLTRENLVELCAKHVEIDEHSVTIGGRVGRALEIITDAGLRVKDYLARKDTEAPSGIQLWDKILENQTRIKSVLGMTNDDWNSFSGQLGNCIDNTETLQKCLDLPDDCIQDVARITEKYRMRMTPYYASLIQPVPNDPVILQAVPTAEMVDTVGEEIPPVASDHSPVRLVDQFYPRVVALKSTNICAMYCTHCLRIAHIGGSDRTFSKAAYQEALDYIASKPAIRDVLITGGDAFMLSNSSLRWLLGKLDDIDHIKMKRLGTRVPVTTPQRIDAELLDILEESNDKKPVRVVTQINTAQEITPVSRQAFKDISKRVSAVLNQAVLLRGINDSKVKMWHLCETIQEAYIRPYYIFNCSYRNPQYYHMRVPIQKGRDIVEGMYGNISGDAIPRYIAAAGGKIPLHRDNVQGREDGAVILQKPWGGEVRYPDADPEGYGNDTNFAFNQYGKK
- a CDS encoding TAXI family TRAP transporter solute-binding subunit — translated: MKKLLYVAMLFCLGYMLTVVPASAGKTKFVTIGTGGITGVYYPTGGAIAKIVNKKKDVYGIRATVESTGGSVFNVNAVMAGDLEFGVVQSDRQYQAFEGIAEWDGKPQKKLRAVFSIHPESVTLVAGADTGIKGIKDLKGKKVNIGNPGSGQLQNSIDALAAAGLTLDDIDAEKVKAAEAPGLLQDGRIDAFFYTVGHPSGAIKEACAGARKVNIIPITGVDSLYEKFSYYAPSVIPMKNYPSAANAGADVPSFGVKATFVTSSDVPDDIVYAITKEVFENFEEFKKLHPAYAVLTKEGMLQGLSAPIHPGAMKYYKEAGLK